The Diaminobutyricimonas aerilata nucleotide sequence TGGAGCGCGCCATCGGGTCGGCGCGCTGCACCCAGCGGTCGTCCCGGGTGAGCAGCTCGAACTTGTACGCGGCGCCCGGCTCGACGCCGGGCACGAACAGCTCCCAGACGCCGTTGTCGTCGAGGCGCCGCATGGCGTGCGACACCCCGTTCCAGCCGTTGAAGTCGCCGATGACGCGTGCGGCGCGGGCGTGCGGGGCCCACACGGCGAACGAGGTGCCCTGCACGCCCTCGTGCGGGCGGTAGTGAGCGCCGAGCACATGCCACAGCTGCTCGTGCCGCCCCTCGCCCCACAGGTAGAGGTCGATCTCGCCGACGGAGGAGACGAAGCGGTACGGGTCGTCGGCGGTCCACGTGCCGGTCTCCTCGTAGTCGGCCTCGAGGAGGTACGCCTGGCCGGCCCCGCGGTACGAGCCCTCCCAGAGTCCGTCGGCCTGGTGCTCGAGCGGCACACGGGTGCCGTCGGCGAGCACGGCGGTGACCGCCGTCGCGAGGGGACGGACGGCGCGGATGGTGTAGCCGTCCTCGGTGTGGTGCTGCCCGAGGGCGTCGTGGGGGCGCGGGTGGCGCCCTTCGACGAGGGCTCGGATGTGGTCGGGGTGGAGCGCGGTCACGAGCGTCCTTCCGGATAGTCGATGCGCAGGATGTGCGCCGGGTTGCGGAACGCGTCGAGGCGCACGTAGTCGTCGACGTTCCAGGTGTAGCTCTCACCGGTGAGCAGGTCGGTCACGCCGAACTCCTGTCCGGGCGTGATGCCGAAGCGGCTCGGGTCGAGGTGCACCGTCGTCTCCCGCACCGAGTGCGGGTCGAGGTTCACCACGACGATGATCCCGTCGGCCCGGCCGGTGCCGGTGAACGGTGCGGCGAGGTACTTGGAGTAGACGAGGATCGCGTCGTCGTCGCTCCAGTGCACGTCGAGGTTGCGCAGCTGGCGCAGCGCGGGGTGCTCGGCGCGGATGCGGTTGAGCCGCGTGAGGAACGGGGCGAGCGACCGGCCCGCGGCCTCCGCCGCGGCGAAATCGCGCGGCTTGTACTCGTACTTCTCGTTGTCGATGTTCTCTTCCGACCCGGGCCGGGCGACGTCCTCGAACAGCTCGTATCCGGAGTAGACGCCCCAGCTGGGGGAGCCGGTCGCCGCGAGCAGGGCGCGGATCTCGTACGCGGGGCGCCCGCCGAACTGCAGGTATTCGGTGAGGATGTCCGGCGTGTTGACGAAGAAGTTCGGCCGGAACCAGCCGCTGGTCTCCTTCGAGATCTCGTGGAGGTACTCCGCGAGCTCCTGCTTCGTGTTCCGCCAGGTGAAGTAGCTGTACGACTGGTGGTAGCCCACCTGCGCGAGCGACTGCATCATCGCGGGGCGGGTGAACGCCTCGGCGAGGAAGACCACCTCGGGGTTCGTCGCCCGCACCTCGGCGAGCAGCCACTCCCAGAACCGCAGGGGCTTGGTGTGCGGGTTGTCGACACGGAAGATCTTGACGCCGAGGTCGATCCAGTGCCGCACGACGCGCAGCAGCTCCTGCGTGAGCCCGTCCCAGTCGTTGTCGAAGTTGAGTGGGTAGATGTCCTGGTACTTCTTCGGCGGGTTCTCCGCGTAGGCGATCGACCCGTCGGGCAGCGTCGTGAACCACTCCGGGTGCTCGGCGACCCAGGGGTGGTCGGGCGAGCACTGGAAGGCGAGGTCGAGGGCGACCTCGAGTCCGTTGCGCTTCGCCTGGGCGAGGAAGTAGGCGAAGTCCGCCTCGGTGCCGAGGTCGGGGTGGATGGCGTCGTGTCCACCCTCCGCCGCACCGATCGCCCACGGCGATCCGGGATCGTTCGGTCCGGCGAGGAGGGTGTTGTTCGGGCCCTTGCGGAAGCTGCGGCCGATCGGGTGGATCGGGGGGAGGTAGAGCACGTCGAAGCCCATTGCGGCCACTTCGGGCAGCCGCTTCGCCGCGGTGCGGAAGGTGCCGCTCTTCCACGAGCCGTCCTTGCGCTGCTTCGCGCCGATCGAGCGCGGGAAGAACTCGTACCAGCTGCCGACCGCGGCGCGGGTGCGGTCGACCCGCAGCTCCAGCTCCTCCGACTCGGTCACGAGGCTCGCGAGCGGATTCGCCGCGATGAGCGCCAGCAGCTTCGGTTCGTGCACCCGCTCGAGCCGCGCCATCGGATCGCCCGCGGTGTCCTCGAGGGCGGCGAGCGCCTCTCTGGCGACCTTCGAGCGTCCGAGGCGGCGGACGAGCCCGGCGCCGATGCGGAACATGAGTTCGACGTCGATGCCCGCCTGGATCTTGATCTCGGCGTTGTGCAGCCAGGTCGCCCAGTCGTCGCTGTAGGCCCGGATGCGCCAGCGCCAGGTGCCGGGACGGTCTACCTGGGCCTCGACGCTCCACCGGTCGAGACCGGCGGGCTCGAGCTGGTGCATGCGATGCACGGTCGTGCGGCCGTCCGGGTCGGTGAGCAGCAGGCTCGCGCCGAGCGCATCGTGCCCCTCACGGAACACGGTCGCCTCGAACGGGATGACGTCGCCGGCGAAGGCCGCGGCGGGCCAGCGGTCTTCGGGCTGACGGGGGCTGAGGTGGCGGATGGGGATCCGCCCGATGCGTGTCTGGTCGGTTAGCGCCACCCTTCGACCGTAGCGGTGCGGCCGACTGCGTCGAGCGGGCTCCCACGGGATGTTCAGCGGGTGTTCGGGAAGGGGACCTACTACCCGCGGGACCGGTCGAGTGCGTGTCTTAGGCTGTGCCGAGTGAAGGCCATCAGAAGGTTCACCGTCCGTACTGTCCTCCCGGAGTCGCTCGGCGCCCTCGGCGAGCTGGCCACCAATCTGCGGTGGTCGTGGCACGAGCCCACGCTCCAGCTGTTCACCTCGATCGATCCGGCGCTGTGGGAGCGGACGGGGCACGATCCGGTCGCCCTGCTCGGCGAGGTGAGCCCGGCCCGGCTCGAGGAGCTCGCGAACGACCATGCGTTCGTGGGGCGAGCCGACGCGCTGCTCGACGACCTGCACAACTACCTCTCCGAGCCGCGCTGGTACCAGTCGCTCGAGAACGCCCCGACCTCCATCGCCTACTTCTCCCCGGAGTTCGGGATCGCGGCGGCACTGCCGCAGTACTCCGGCGGTCTCGGCATCCTCGCCGGCGACCACCTCAAGAGCGCCTCCGACCTCGGCGTGCCGATCATCGGCGTCGGGTTGTTCTACCGCGCCGGCTACTTCCGTCAGGGCATCTCGCGGGAGGGCTGGCAGCAGGAGAGCTACCCCGTGCTCGACCCGGACGGGCTGCCGCTCAGCGTGCTGCGCAACCCGGACGGCAGTGCGGCGCAGGTCGCGCTCGCCCTGCCGGACGATCGCGTGCTCCACGCCCGGATCTGGCAGGCGAAGGTCGGGCGCGTGCCGTTGCTGCTGCTCGACACCGACATCACGGCGAACCCCGAGGAACTGCGCGGGGTCACCGACCGCCTCTACGGCGGCGGGGGAGAGCACCGGCTGCTGCAGGAGCTCCTGCTCGGCATCGGCGGCGTGCGTGCGGTGAAGATCTTCACCGAGCTGACCGGATCGCCCGCCCCCGAGGTGTTCCACACCAACGAGGGACACGCCGGTTTCCAGGGCCTCGAGCGCATCAGCGACCTCATCGGCACCGGCCTGAGCTTCGCCGAAGCCCTCCAGGTGGTGCGCGCCGGCACCGTGTTCACGACCCACACGCCCGTTCCGGCCGGCATCGACCGGTTCGACCGCTCGCTCGTCGAGCGGTACTTCTCGACCGACCTCCTCCCCGGGGTGCAGGTCGCCGACGTGCTCGCGCTCGGCGCCGAGTCGTACGACGGCGGCAGCCCCTCGACCTTCAACATGGCCGTCATGGGATTGCGCCTCGGACAGCGCGCCAACGGCGTCTCCCAGCTGCACGGCGAGGTCAGCCGTGGCATGTTCGGCGGACTGTGGCCGCAGTTCGACGCCGAGGACGTGCCGATCACCTCGGTCACCAACGGCGTGCACGCCCCCACCTGGACCGACCCCGCGGTGCTCGACCTCGTCTCCGACCGGCTCGGCGCGTGGGACACCACCTCGTGCGACTGGCGCAACGAGGCCATCACCGACCGTGACCTGTGGGAGATGAAGGGCCGGATGCGCGCCCAGCTCGTCACCGACGCCCGCCGCCGTCTCACCGCATCCTGGAACGAGCAGAACCCCGGCGCCGGCGTGCCCGCGTGGTTCTCCGACCTGCTCGACCCCGAGGTGCTCACGATCGGCTTCGCGCGACGCGTGCCGACCTACAAGCGCCTCACGCTCATGCTCCACGACCGCGAGCGACTGCGGAAGCTGCTCACGCATCCGGAGCGGCCCGTGCAGCTCGTGATCGCCGGCAAGTCGCACCCCGCCGACGACGAGGGCAAGCGGCTCATCCAGGAGCTCGTGCAGTTCGCGTCCGAGCCCGACGTGCGCACGCGCATCGTGTTCCTGCCCAACTACGACATCGGCATGGCGCAGCTGCTCTACCCCGGAACGGACGTGTGGCTGAACAACCCGCTGCGTCCGCTCGAGGCGTGCGGCACCTCCGGCATGAAGGCGGCCCTCAACGGCTCGCTCAACCTGTCGATCCTCGACGGCTGGTGGGCGGAGTTTTACGACGGCGAGAACGGCTGGGCCATCCCGAGCGCCGACAGCGCGGGCGACGCCGCCGAGCGTGACGCCCTCGAGGCGGAGTCGCTCTACGACCTCATCGAGAACCAGGTCGCCCCGCGCTTCTACGACCGCGGTGCCGACGGCGTGCCGACGCGCTGGGTCGCCTCGATGCGCCACACGCTCGCGACCCTGTCCCCGGCCCTGTCGGCGGACCGGATGGTCAAGGAGTACGTCGAGCGGCTCTACGTGCCCGCCGCGCAGTCCGAGCGCGCCGTGTCGGACGCCGGGTTCGCCGGCGGCCGCGACCTCGCCGCGTGGGTGACCCGCGTGCGGGCCGCGTGGCCGGCCGTGCACGTCGCCCACGTCGAATCCGGGGGAGTGGACACCGTTCCGCAGGTCGGCGACCAGTTGCACGTGCGCGCCCACGTCACCCTCGGCGACCTGTCGCCGTCGGACGTCAAGGTCGAGGTCGTCTACGGCCGCGCCCGCGACGAGGACCGCCTCGCCGAGGTCGAACGTGCGCGACTCGAGGTCGAAGGCACCGAGGGCGACGCGACGGCGTTCGCCGGCACGGTGCGGCTCGCGCGCGCCGGCAGCTTCGGCTACACGGTGCGCGTCACGCCCCGCCACGAGCTGCTTGCCACCCCGGCGGAGTTGGGACTCGTCGCGATCGCCTGACCGGGGCTCGCGGCGCGGCCGCCTCAGGCGGCGTGGTGCTGCGTCGAGAGCGGAATTCCGCGCGCCACGCCGCTCCCTCCGGCGGCGACACGCGGTCGCGCGGGAGGAGTTCCGCTGTGGCTGCCGTCGTGGTCGCCGCCGGTGCTCAGTCGCGGGCGATGGCGGCGACTCGACCACCCGTGATCCGCAGCAGATCGGCCGGGGCGAGCTCGAGATCTAGTCCGCGCCGGCCGCCGCTCACGAACACGGTGTCGAACAGCTCCGCCGTCTCGTCGAGCACGGTCGGCAGGGTGGTCCTCTGCCCGATGGGGGAGATGCCGCCCACGACGTAGCCCGTGCGGCGTTCCGCGACCGCCGGGTCGGCCATGACCGCGCGTTTCGCACCGACGGCCGTGGCGAGGGCCTTGAGGTCGAGCCGGCCCGCCACCGGCACGATGCCGACCACGAGTCCGGCGTCGGTGTCGGCGAGCAGCGTCTTGAAGACGCGCTCGGGTTCGACGCCGAGCGCCTCCGCCGCCTCGAGCCCGAAGCTCGCCGCGGCGGGATCGTGCCGGTACGGATGCGCCGTGAATGCGATGCCCGCCGCCGTCAACGCGACCGTGGCGGGGGTGCCGCCCGCCGCATCCGCCCGTCTCGCCATCCCGTGTGCTCCGGTGCTGATCCGTCGGTGCCGTCGGTCAGTGCGCCGCGAAGAGCTGGATGGAGGTGCCCGCGACGACGAGTTCGCTTCCCGGACCGTGTTCCAGCTCCACCTCGTCGAGCTCCGGCATCGCCGAGTCCCACAGCAGCGTGTACCCGCTGACGCCCTCGTGTTCGGGGAGGGTGACCGTGACGTCCTCCTCGAGCCCGTGCACCACCAGCAGGATGCGGCTGAAGTGCTCGAGCTCCGGCGTCGACGCGGCGAGGTACTGCAGCGTGCGCTCGGCGGGCGAGTCCCAGTCCTCGCCCGTCATGGCGAGACCCTCCTTGTTGTACCAGTCCATCTGGTTCGAGCTCGGCACGGTCTCGCCGAACCGGCCGAACCGCACCGGCCGCAGCGCCGGATGCTCGCGACGCAGCCGCAGCAGCAGTTGCGTCGTGACGCGCAGCTCCTCCTGCCAGTCCTCGCGGTCCCAGGCGAGCCAGGTCAGTTCGTCGTCGTGGCAGTACGCGTTGTTGTTGCCGTTCTGGGTGCGGCCGTACTCGTCGCCGGCGGTGAGCATCGGCACGCCGGCACTGAGCAGCAGCGTGCCGAGCAGGTTCCGCATCGCCTTCAGACGGGTGTCGGCGATCGTCTCGTCGTCGGTCGGGCCCTCGACGCCGTGGTTGAAGGAGCGGTTCGCGTCGGTGCCGTCGCGGTTGTCCTCCCCGTTGCCCTCGTTGTGCTTGCGGTCGTACGCGGTCAGGTCGGCGAGGGTGAACCCGTCGTGTGCCGTGACGAAGTTGACCGAGGCGAGCGGTCCGCGCTCCCACGTGAACACGTGGGCGGAGCCGGCGAGGCGGCGGGCGAGCGGACCGATCCCGTTCGGGGCGACGCCGTGGCGCCGCGCGGAGGCGACGTCGCCGAGCCAGAAGTCGCGCACGCGGTCACGGTAGCCGTCGTTCCACTCCAGCCAGCGGCGCGGGAACTCGCCCACGCGCCAGCCCCCCATGCCGACGTCCCAGGGCTCGGCGATGAGCTTCGACCGCTGCAGCACCGGGTCGTCGAGGATCGCGGTGAGCAGCGGATGAGCGGGGTCGAACTCGGCGCGCGCGTCGCGACCGAGCGTCGCGGCGAGGTCGAAGCGGAATCCGTCGATCTGCACCTCTTCGCTCCAGTAGCGCAGGGAGTCGAGGATGAGCCGCTGCACCG carries:
- a CDS encoding alpha-1,4-glucan--maltose-1-phosphate maltosyltransferase, producing the protein MALTDQTRIGRIPIRHLSPRQPEDRWPAAAFAGDVIPFEATVFREGHDALGASLLLTDPDGRTTVHRMHQLEPAGLDRWSVEAQVDRPGTWRWRIRAYSDDWATWLHNAEIKIQAGIDVELMFRIGAGLVRRLGRSKVAREALAALEDTAGDPMARLERVHEPKLLALIAANPLASLVTESEELELRVDRTRAAVGSWYEFFPRSIGAKQRKDGSWKSGTFRTAAKRLPEVAAMGFDVLYLPPIHPIGRSFRKGPNNTLLAGPNDPGSPWAIGAAEGGHDAIHPDLGTEADFAYFLAQAKRNGLEVALDLAFQCSPDHPWVAEHPEWFTTLPDGSIAYAENPPKKYQDIYPLNFDNDWDGLTQELLRVVRHWIDLGVKIFRVDNPHTKPLRFWEWLLAEVRATNPEVVFLAEAFTRPAMMQSLAQVGYHQSYSYFTWRNTKQELAEYLHEISKETSGWFRPNFFVNTPDILTEYLQFGGRPAYEIRALLAATGSPSWGVYSGYELFEDVARPGSEENIDNEKYEYKPRDFAAAEAAGRSLAPFLTRLNRIRAEHPALRQLRNLDVHWSDDDAILVYSKYLAAPFTGTGRADGIIVVVNLDPHSVRETTVHLDPSRFGITPGQEFGVTDLLTGESYTWNVDDYVRLDAFRNPAHILRIDYPEGRS
- the glgP gene encoding alpha-glucan family phosphorylase — translated: MKAIRRFTVRTVLPESLGALGELATNLRWSWHEPTLQLFTSIDPALWERTGHDPVALLGEVSPARLEELANDHAFVGRADALLDDLHNYLSEPRWYQSLENAPTSIAYFSPEFGIAAALPQYSGGLGILAGDHLKSASDLGVPIIGVGLFYRAGYFRQGISREGWQQESYPVLDPDGLPLSVLRNPDGSAAQVALALPDDRVLHARIWQAKVGRVPLLLLDTDITANPEELRGVTDRLYGGGGEHRLLQELLLGIGGVRAVKIFTELTGSPAPEVFHTNEGHAGFQGLERISDLIGTGLSFAEALQVVRAGTVFTTHTPVPAGIDRFDRSLVERYFSTDLLPGVQVADVLALGAESYDGGSPSTFNMAVMGLRLGQRANGVSQLHGEVSRGMFGGLWPQFDAEDVPITSVTNGVHAPTWTDPAVLDLVSDRLGAWDTTSCDWRNEAITDRDLWEMKGRMRAQLVTDARRRLTASWNEQNPGAGVPAWFSDLLDPEVLTIGFARRVPTYKRLTLMLHDRERLRKLLTHPERPVQLVIAGKSHPADDEGKRLIQELVQFASEPDVRTRIVFLPNYDIGMAQLLYPGTDVWLNNPLRPLEACGTSGMKAALNGSLNLSILDGWWAEFYDGENGWAIPSADSAGDAAERDALEAESLYDLIENQVAPRFYDRGADGVPTRWVASMRHTLATLSPALSADRMVKEYVERLYVPAAQSERAVSDAGFAGGRDLAAWVTRVRAAWPAVHVAHVESGGVDTVPQVGDQLHVRAHVTLGDLSPSDVKVEVVYGRARDEDRLAEVERARLEVEGTEGDATAFAGTVRLARAGSFGYTVRVTPRHELLATPAELGLVAIA
- the ybaK gene encoding Cys-tRNA(Pro) deacylase, with amino-acid sequence MARRADAAGGTPATVALTAAGIAFTAHPYRHDPAAASFGLEAAEALGVEPERVFKTLLADTDAGLVVGIVPVAGRLDLKALATAVGAKRAVMADPAVAERRTGYVVGGISPIGQRTTLPTVLDETAELFDTVFVSGGRRGLDLELAPADLLRITGGRVAAIARD
- the glgX gene encoding glycogen debranching protein GlgX, with translation MPAPDPLRELGVRSDADGGELRVWSGSAESIELRLWDDRDPGWCVERIALERDAHGVWSGRSALLTPGRRYSLSADGPTGPLHAFDPRIDLLDPYARGLERTPDGGWRGYVQADDGFDWGGVAKPATPLDHTVVYEAHVKGLTKLNPALPEELRGTYAGLAHPSTIEYLLDLGVTAVELLPVHQSVSEPRLVKQGLVNYWGYNTLNFFAPHTGYATRAAQTGGPGAVLREFRGMVRLLHEAGLEVLLDVVYNHTAELGRDGPTTSLRGLDDAHYYRHLPDGSYLDTTGCGNTVDASHPAVQRLILDSLRYWSEEVQIDGFRFDLAATLGRDARAEFDPAHPLLTAILDDPVLQRSKLIAEPWDVGMGGWRVGEFPRRWLEWNDGYRDRVRDFWLGDVASARRHGVAPNGIGPLARRLAGSAHVFTWERGPLASVNFVTAHDGFTLADLTAYDRKHNEGNGEDNRDGTDANRSFNHGVEGPTDDETIADTRLKAMRNLLGTLLLSAGVPMLTAGDEYGRTQNGNNNAYCHDDELTWLAWDREDWQEELRVTTQLLLRLRREHPALRPVRFGRFGETVPSSNQMDWYNKEGLAMTGEDWDSPAERTLQYLAASTPELEHFSRILLVVHGLEEDVTVTLPEHEGVSGYTLLWDSAMPELDEVELEHGPGSELVVAGTSIQLFAAH